ACAGGCGAAGGTGCAGGTGCATCGAGACGTGTGGCATGGGGGAAACAACTCACAAAAAAGGAAGCATTGAGGTACACGCCGGAGAATATCTTTAAAGAAAGCAGCAACTGGTATCCTTATAAGTAGAAACATTAGCGCTTCTGATAGCTTCTACGCTACGAAATATTTGTTTCTGACCTTGAAACCATTAGCTTCATCGCTTGGAATTGTTGTTCCCATTACTTGAAACTTGAGTTTCTTCAGCGTGAAACTAAAGTTTCTAACGCTTGAAACTAATAGTTTCGTATAGCGAAACACTTTGTTCCGATAAGGATAAGCAAACTTAGATACGAGAGAAATGTAGCTTCCGGTAGCTTTTGGAAACAAAGAAGGTTGGGAAGCGGTGAATAGGGCGTTTGATGGATGCCGGTGATAGGTGAAAGAGAAAAATGATTTTTTGTTATAGAGTGTAGTATAAAGAAAATGAAAGAAAATAGAAGTAAATTAGTACTGTTGTTGGCAGTTGCCTTTGTTCTCTGCTCTGCATTTCGCGCGGACAAACCTGTCGTAACTATCTTTATGATAGGCGATTCGACTATGGCTAACAAGAAGTTGGATGGCGGAAATCCCGAACGTGGCTGGGGAATGGTACTTCCCGGATTTTTCTCCGAAGACATAAAGATTGACAATCATGCTGCCAACGGACGCAGTTCCAAGAGTTTTATCTCCGAAGGGCGTTGGGCAAAAGTCATCTCCAAAGTGAAGAAAGGCGATTATGTCTTTATTCAGTTCGGACATAATGATGAAAAAGCGGATTCTATCCGCCACACCGAACCGGGAACTACTTTCGATGACAATCTCCGCCGTTATGTAAACGAAACCCGTGCGAAAGGCGGCATCCCCGTATTGTTCAATTCCATTGTCCGCCGTAACTTCGTACAACCGAAGGATGCTTCCATCACTAAGGATATCCGCCGGACACCGGGGGAAAAGGAACAACCGAAAGAAGGAACCGTTTTGTTCGATACGCATGGAGCTTATTTGGATTCCCCCCGCAATGTAGCGAAAGAACTCGGAGTTGTATTTGTTGATATGAACAAAATCACTCACGACTTGGTGCAAGAGCTTGGACCTGTAGAATCGAAAAAGCTTTTTATGTTTGTCGCCCCCAATCAGATTCCCGCTTTTCCGAAAGGTCGTGAAGACAATACCCACTTGAATGTCTATGGAGCGCGAACCATCGCAGGCCTGGCAGTAGATGCCATCGGCAAGGAAATTCCCGAACTGGCGGAGTATATCCGTCATTACGATTATGTGGTAGCCCAAGACGGTAGCGGTGATTTCTTTACCGTGCAGGAAGCTATCAATGCTGTCCCCGATTTTCGCAAAGACGTCCGTACCACTATCCTGATTCGTAAAGGAACTTATAAAGAGAAACTCATCATCCCCGAATCCAAGATTAATATCTCCCTGATTGGAGAAAACGGTGCGGTACTGACTTATGACGGTTTTGCAAACAAGAAAAATGTATTCGGCGAGAACATGGGAACTTCCGGTTCGTCCAGCTGTTACATCTATGCCCCCGATTTTTATGCGGAGAATATCACATTCGAGAACTCATCAGGTCCCGTAGGACAAGCAGTTGCCTGCTTTGTGTCTGCCGATCGTGTCTATTTTAAGAATTGTCGTTTTCTAGGTTTCCAGGACACCCTCTATACATACAGCAAGCAAAGCCGCCAATATTACGAAGACTGCTACATCGAAGGAACGGTTGATTTTATCTTCGGTTGGTCTACGGCTGTTTTCAACCGTTGCCACATTCATAGCAAACGGGATGGTTATGTCACCGCTCCCTCTACTGATAAAGGAAAAAAATATGGCTATGTATTCTATGATTGCAAACTGACTGCGGAACCGGAAGCCACAAAAGTGTATCTGTCCCGTCCTTGGCGTCCGTATGCACAAGCTGTATTCATCCGTTGCGAACTGGGGAAACACATTTTTCCCATTGGCTGGAACAACTGGGGCAAGAAGGAAAACGAGAAAACTGTCTTTTATGCCGAATATGAAAGTCGGGGCGAAGGAGCCCATCCGAAAGCGCGCGCTGGTTTTTCCCAACAATTGAAGAATCTGAAAGGATATGAGATAAATGCAGTTTTGGCAGGAGAAGACGG
The Bacteroides caecimuris DNA segment above includes these coding regions:
- a CDS encoding pectinesterase family protein, translating into MKENRSKLVLLLAVAFVLCSAFRADKPVVTIFMIGDSTMANKKLDGGNPERGWGMVLPGFFSEDIKIDNHAANGRSSKSFISEGRWAKVISKVKKGDYVFIQFGHNDEKADSIRHTEPGTTFDDNLRRYVNETRAKGGIPVLFNSIVRRNFVQPKDASITKDIRRTPGEKEQPKEGTVLFDTHGAYLDSPRNVAKELGVVFVDMNKITHDLVQELGPVESKKLFMFVAPNQIPAFPKGREDNTHLNVYGARTIAGLAVDAIGKEIPELAEYIRHYDYVVAQDGSGDFFTVQEAINAVPDFRKDVRTTILIRKGTYKEKLIIPESKINISLIGENGAVLTYDGFANKKNVFGENMGTSGSSSCYIYAPDFYAENITFENSSGPVGQAVACFVSADRVYFKNCRFLGFQDTLYTYSKQSRQYYEDCYIEGTVDFIFGWSTAVFNRCHIHSKRDGYVTAPSTDKGKKYGYVFYDCKLTAEPEATKVYLSRPWRPYAQAVFIRCELGKHIFPIGWNNWGKKENEKTVFYAEYESRGEGAHPKARAGFSQQLKNLKGYEINAVLAGEDGWNPIENGNKLIMVKR